One stretch of Syntrophorhabdales bacterium DNA includes these proteins:
- the dnaN gene encoding DNA polymerase III subunit beta yields MKIDISRDLLLSPLSKQVSITERRSIMPILSNVLIDFSKNRISLYSTDLELSAISHVQYEGTIEKKIVIHARKFLDILKEMDPEPITVEIKDNSLTLVQKQSEFVLGLQESEEFPEVKEIAGSHEFSIDGATFLEMLEKVQFAISSDETRYVLTGMYMAASDGILSVVGTDGFRMALCRRTVDGLGDFKGVIIPKRSIAEIGRVVSEGEAVRVVMGDKHVQFGTGAVVLISRLIEGGFPDYENVIPKGNTNTAKAEKARFLKGLRKVSTIISKSEPIKVTLRKDEIAVEAESEVGRARENIEAAYQGDELSMNFNIRFVLDVVGHIDEKVVIVSAPTSYGAVLFEGDGEGMYKNIVMPIRV; encoded by the coding sequence ATGAAAATAGACATCAGTAGAGATCTTTTGTTGAGTCCTCTCTCGAAGCAGGTCAGCATTACTGAAAGAAGATCTATAATGCCCATACTCTCAAATGTGCTTATCGATTTTTCGAAAAACAGAATCAGCCTTTATTCAACTGATCTCGAGCTGAGCGCGATAAGCCATGTGCAGTATGAAGGAACGATAGAAAAGAAGATCGTTATACACGCACGGAAGTTTCTAGATATTTTGAAAGAGATGGATCCTGAGCCAATCACAGTTGAGATCAAGGATAATTCCCTCACGCTTGTACAGAAGCAATCAGAATTTGTGTTAGGCTTGCAGGAATCGGAGGAATTCCCGGAAGTAAAAGAAATAGCCGGAAGTCACGAGTTCAGCATTGACGGGGCAACGTTTTTGGAAATGTTGGAGAAGGTTCAGTTCGCGATTTCGTCGGACGAGACCAGGTATGTGTTGACGGGCATGTATATGGCGGCCTCAGACGGTATACTTTCCGTAGTGGGTACGGATGGTTTTCGGATGGCATTATGTCGGCGGACTGTTGATGGTCTTGGTGACTTCAAGGGCGTGATAATTCCGAAAAGATCTATAGCAGAGATCGGAAGAGTAGTTTCTGAGGGTGAGGCGGTACGGGTAGTGATGGGAGATAAACATGTCCAATTTGGGACCGGAGCAGTAGTGCTTATCTCAAGGCTTATTGAGGGTGGCTTTCCCGACTATGAGAATGTAATTCCAAAGGGCAATACAAATACCGCAAAAGCGGAAAAAGCGAGATTTTTAAAAGGGCTCAGGAAAGTATCGACGATTATCAGTAAGTCGGAACCGATAAAAGTGACTCTCCGGAAAGACGAGATTGCAGTGGAGGCGGAGTCTGAGGTTGGCAGAGCGAGAGAGAATATCGAGGCGGCGTATCAAGGAGATGAATTGAGCATGAATTTTAATATCAGGTTCGTGCTTGATGTAGTAGGTCACATCGACGAAAAGGTTGTAATAGTAAGTGCACCGACCAGCTACGGAGCGGTGCTTTTTGAAGGAGACGGTGAAGGAATGTATAAGAACATAGTAATGCCAATCAGGGTTTAA